A genomic stretch from Aminobacter aminovorans includes:
- a CDS encoding ABC transporter ATP-binding protein: MTSAAFIEIRNLWKAYGSFRALNDVDLDVGRGEFLSILGPSGSGKTTLLMALAGFVRPDRGQISVDGRDLVRLPANKRGIGVVFQNYALFPHMNVAANVMFPLRVRGIGRAEASERARKALDIVDLASMAERDIATLSGGQKQRVALARAVVFEPRLMLMDEPLSALDKNLREQMQYEIRKLHDRLGLTTVYVTHDQREALTMSDRIAVMRDGVIRQLGTPASLYHRPTSRFVAEFLGEANILELDAVDSFVAPEPDVGGPGRKLMIRAERLSLSDASGHDNVSLDGVLTRSVFQGDSWLISVALANGGAVSARIAAAEAANFSLEALTEGAALKLHVRRDAVIAVTDA; encoded by the coding sequence ATGACAAGTGCTGCGTTCATCGAAATCCGCAATCTTTGGAAAGCCTACGGATCCTTCCGTGCCCTCAACGACGTCGACCTCGATGTTGGGCGCGGCGAGTTCCTGAGCATTCTCGGCCCCTCGGGCTCCGGCAAGACCACGCTTCTGATGGCGCTTGCCGGGTTCGTCAGGCCCGATCGCGGACAGATCTCTGTCGATGGACGCGACCTTGTCCGCCTGCCCGCCAACAAGCGTGGCATCGGCGTGGTGTTCCAGAACTACGCCCTGTTTCCGCACATGAATGTTGCTGCCAACGTCATGTTTCCCCTGCGCGTCCGCGGTATCGGCCGCGCAGAGGCTTCCGAGCGTGCCAGAAAGGCGCTCGACATCGTCGATCTCGCCAGCATGGCCGAACGTGACATCGCCACCCTGTCGGGCGGGCAGAAGCAGCGCGTGGCGCTCGCCCGCGCCGTGGTGTTCGAGCCCCGGCTGATGCTGATGGACGAGCCGCTGTCGGCGCTCGACAAGAACCTGCGCGAGCAGATGCAGTACGAAATCCGCAAGCTGCACGACCGGCTTGGGCTGACCACCGTCTATGTCACGCACGACCAGCGCGAAGCGCTGACTATGTCGGACCGCATTGCCGTGATGCGCGACGGCGTCATCCGGCAACTCGGCACGCCGGCTTCGCTGTATCACCGGCCAACCTCACGCTTCGTCGCCGAGTTCCTGGGCGAGGCCAACATTCTCGAGCTCGACGCGGTGGACAGCTTCGTTGCCCCTGAGCCGGATGTCGGCGGACCGGGCCGCAAGCTGATGATCCGCGCCGAGAGGCTGTCGCTTTCCGATGCCAGCGGCCATGACAACGTGTCACTGGATGGCGTGCTGACGCGCTCTGTGTTCCAGGGCGACAGCTGGCTCATCTCCGTCGCTCTGGCGAACGGCGGAGCCGTCTCGGCGCGCATCGCCGCAGCCGAGGCGGCGAATTTCAGTCTCGAGGCGCTGACCGAAGGTGCGGCGCTCAAGCTGCATGTGCGGCGCGATGCGGTGATCGCGGTGACCGACGCATGA
- a CDS encoding ABC transporter permease yields MSAPAMTLPAAAGATDNSALLRRDGMLAQLGFFGLALPAVLLVTIAIVVPLAAMLWISIARPDGTVSLDTYLKIMSTPVYTRSVLTTFQVSGMTVLTCALLGTPFALVMASVGRRLASILLLVVMLPFWTALLVRTYALSVLLQRNGLVNRFLTDTGLVSEPLPLINNFFGTIVGMTHVMLPLFILPVYAAIKQIDQNIIRAAASLGASKLLTLRAVILPLAANGIFAGAVLVFVLSLGFYVTPAILGGGRVPMISTRIEQNVSVLSDWPAASALGVLLLLSVGLVFLVTFLLRRSIKALGGAANV; encoded by the coding sequence ATGAGCGCGCCTGCCATGACCTTGCCGGCGGCAGCCGGTGCCACAGACAACTCGGCCCTGCTGCGGCGCGACGGCATGCTGGCACAGCTTGGCTTTTTTGGGCTCGCGCTGCCGGCGGTGCTGCTGGTGACCATTGCCATCGTCGTGCCGCTCGCCGCCATGTTGTGGATATCGATCGCCCGGCCTGACGGAACTGTGTCGCTCGACACCTATCTCAAGATCATGAGCACGCCGGTCTATACGCGCTCGGTGCTGACGACGTTCCAGGTCAGCGGCATGACGGTGCTGACCTGCGCGCTGTTGGGCACACCATTTGCGCTGGTCATGGCCAGTGTCGGCCGGCGGCTCGCTTCGATCCTGCTGCTGGTTGTCATGCTCCCGTTCTGGACGGCCCTTCTGGTCCGCACCTACGCGCTCTCGGTGCTGTTGCAGCGCAACGGACTGGTCAACAGGTTCCTGACTGACACCGGGCTGGTTTCCGAACCCTTGCCGCTGATCAACAATTTCTTCGGCACCATCGTCGGCATGACCCATGTGATGCTGCCGCTGTTCATCCTGCCTGTCTATGCGGCGATCAAGCAGATCGACCAGAACATTATCCGCGCCGCCGCCAGCCTCGGCGCCAGCAAGCTCCTGACCCTGCGGGCGGTGATCCTGCCGCTGGCCGCCAACGGCATCTTCGCCGGCGCCGTGCTGGTGTTCGTGCTCAGTCTCGGCTTCTACGTCACCCCGGCTATCCTCGGCGGCGGCCGCGTGCCGATGATCTCGACCCGCATCGAGCAGAACGTCTCGGTGCTTTCCGACTGGCCGGCGGCAAGTGCGCTCGGCGTGCTGTTGCTGCTGTCGGTCGGGCTGGTGTTCCTGGTCACCTTCCTGCTCCGCCGCAGCATCAAGGCCCTCGGAGGAGCTGCCAATGTTTGA